The Nisaea sp. DNA window ATCTCCCGGATCGACATCAACTCGAACGACGAACTCGGTCGCCTCGCCCGGGATATGGAGATGATGTCCCAAGCCACCCACGATTATGTCGAGCGCGCGAATGCCGCGAACAAGGCAAAGTCCGGATTCCTGGCGACAATGAGTCACGAGATCCGGACACCGTTGAACGGCGTGCTGGGCATTGCCCAGCTTCTGGAAGACACGGATCTCAATCCGGACCAGCAGCGGAAAGTCTCCAACATCGTGGCCTCGGGCAAGACCCTGCTTGCGATCATCAATGATGTGCTGGACATGAGCCGGATTGAGTCCGGCGCCATGGAGCTGGAAGACACGGTCTTTGATCTGAAAGAGCTGCTGTCCTCGATCATGACCCCGTTCCAGACCGTGGCCGGGCAGAAAGGCCTTTCCATACGGGGCGAGTATGCGATCTCGGATCCCGCGCAGATGCGCGGCGACCCTGTCCGCCTGCGGCAGATACTCTGGAATCTTCTCAGTAACGCCGTGAAGTTCACGGAATCAGGCAGCGTCGTTCTCACGGTCAAGGATATCAGTGCGGACTCTGCGCCGACTGCCCTGACCTCGCCGGAGAAAACGCGCGGGATCCGTTTTGCCGTAACCGATACCGGCACCGGTATCGCGCCGGACCGCCAGGCATCCATTTTCGAGGCCTTCACCCAGGAAGACAGCTCGATCACCCGGAAGTTCGGAGGCACCGGCCTCGGGCTGTCCATCGTCAGTCAGATCGTCGAGCTCATGGGTGGCCAGATAGGGATCGAAAGCGAACTTGGGAAAGGAACGACGATAGATGTCTTTATCCCCTTCGGCATCGTCACCGAGGAGGATCTGGCGCGCACGCAGTCTGCAAGCCTGGCAGCTTCCGGCGAAAGGCGAACGCTCCCTGTTTATAAGGTCCTGGTCGCGGAGGACAACGCAATCAACGCCATGGTGGTAACCGCCGTCCTCGAAAAACTCGGTCAGTCCGTCAAGCATGTCGAGAACGGCCGCGAAGCCGTTGACGAAGTCATGCGGGGCGAGACCGACTTCGTCTTCATGGACGTCCACATGCCGGAGATGGACGGGATCGAAGCGACGAGAGAAATCAGAGCCGCCGCATCCAACAACGATGTCCCCATCATCGGCCTCACGGCCGAGGCTTTCGTTGAGCGCCACTCGGAATTCAGGAACGCCGGCATGAATGATGTGCTGACAAAGCCCTTCACGGAAGACCAGTTGTTCAGGGTGCTGTCACAGTTCGGGTGATTGCCCCGGTTAGCAACAAGACATTCAAATGGGGGAACCTTATCGCCAGCCCGGCGTTATAGCTAAGATTGGAACCCTTCCTGAGGATAGAGACATGACCATACTCCGACTGATCCTGACCATCCTATTGCCGCCGCTCGGTGTCTTCCTGACTGTGGGGATCGGCGGCCATTTCTGGCTGAATATTCTGCTAACGATCCTAGGGTACATTCCCGGTATTGTTCACGGGGTATGGGTCATCGCAAAAAGATCATGATTATGTGGCTCCGGGCGGCACTGGCCACTGTATTCGCTATTGTCATCCTTTGCCTGGCGGCCGTCGCCATCCCGGTAAAGGCCCAAGACAGCACACCCGAGGCAGGTGAGGTTTCCGCGGCGCCACAGGCCGTTGCCGTTACGCCGGTCGCGCGCGACGATGAGATCGCAACGCGGATCGAGGACATTCTGCAAGCAACAGGGTGGTACCCCGACATTGAGGTCAACGCGACCGACGGCGTTGTCTTCCTCGACGGCGTCACCGGATCCGACGAGCACCGCGGATGGGCACGCGACCTTGCCTCCAAAACCCAGGACGTGGTTGCCGTTGTCAACCGGATCACGGTCAAGCCCGAGATCGACTGGAGCTTCCGGCCGGCCCTTTCCGAAATAACAATACTCCTGCGTAACGGCCTCGCCAGCCTGCCGCTGATCGTTCTTGCACTGGTGATCCTGCCGCTGGCGTTCTACGCCGCCGTATTCGTTGCACGGATGATCGAATGGATATTGCGCGGGCAGGTCGACTCGCCCTTCCTGCGCAGCGTCATCGCGCGGACGGCGGCGATCCCGGTTTTCCTGATCGGACTATACATTGTCCTGCAAGTCGCCGGCCTGACCCAGCTCGCCCTATCGATCCTCGGTGGCGCCGGGGTGGCTGGCATCGTTGTCGGCTTCGCTTTCCGTGACATTGCCGAGAATTTCCTGGCGAGCCTCCTGCTCAGCATCCGGCAACCGTTCCGGCGCGGCGACTATATCGCCGTCGGCGGTCAGGAAGGCACCGTCCAGAGCATGAACACCCGCAGCACGCTTCTGTTGTCGCTCGAAGGCAACCATATCCAGATCCCGAACGCGACGGTGTTCAAGAACACCATCGTAAACTATAGCGCAGCCCCAACCCGCCAGGAATTCCTCGAGATCGGCGTCGGCTATGACGTATCGATCGCCGCCGCGCAGGAGATCATCCGCAAGGTTCTTGTCGACCACGCCGCCGTTCTGGAACAGCCGGAGGAGCCACTTGTCCTGGTCGACTCCCTCGGCAGTTCGACCGTCAACCTGCGTGCCTATTTCTGGTTCGATGGCAGGGCTTATTCGGTTCTCAAGATCAGGTCCGCCCTGCTTCGATTGGTCAAGAAGGCCCTGATCGAGGAAAATATCTCGATGCCCGGCGAAACCCGCGAAGTCATCTTTCCACAGGGTGTTCCGATCATTTCGACGGACAGCGCCCCGGCGCCAGCCCAGCCGGCCCTTCCAGCTTCCCGCGAAGAGATTTCCGTGCCGGAACCGGAGGTCACGGAATCAGGCGCCGCCGCGACCATATCGGAAGGTGATCTGGAGAATGAGACAGAATCCTTGGAACGCCATGCAGCCTCGGCCAACATTCCGGAGGCTGGAGAGGATCTGCTGTCTGATTCAGACACCAAGCCCTAAAGAGGGTCGCCCTTGACGGCTCCGGGCCGAGCGGTTTCCTGTAGGCCCAGAGCCGCGATGAGAGGTTTTGCCAGCCCGAAAGCAATGCGCTACGGTCCGGGAAACACCCTCAGACAAGAATGGAACAGGCTCCGATGAGGAACAAGCTAGCGCCTTGGGCGCCGACTGTGCTCAGCATTACCCGCGCGGTCGCCGGGCTGATTTTCATGGCGCATGGCACGCAGAAAATTCTGGGCTTTCCGGCTGGCGGGAATACGCCGTCAATGTTTTCCATGTCCTGGACGGCTGGCATCATCGAGCTGATCTGCGGCGCGCTCATCGCCATCGGTTTTCTGACACGCCCCGCCGCGTTCCTGTCATCCGGCCTGATGGCCTTCGCTTACTGGATCGCACACGCGCCACGAGATTTCTATCCGGTGAACAATGGAGGCGACGCCGCGATCCTCTATTGCTTCCTGTTCCTCTATCTCATTTTCGCGGGTCCCGGCCCGCTGAGCATCGATGCCATGCGGCGCCGCGCCTGAGCCCGGCCGACCATACCGCTGCGCTCTCCCGTCGGGGCGCGCAGCCAGCCCCCGCCGGAAGCGCCCCGGACACCCGCCAAACAACATAAAAGTGCAAAACATAGAATTCGCATATACTCTGACTTCACCCTCACGAAGAAGGAGCAGATGATGCGGATCATCTCGATCATGGCTGTACTTGCCCTGGGGTTGGGAGCGTGCGCGGGTGTTTCATCCGGCAATCCCGAAAGCCGCACCAGCACCCACTTCGAAGCAATCCGGGACGACCGCACGCTGACACGCGCCTTCCTGCAGGAGATGCCGAAGGGTGCGGATCTGCACACCCATCTCTCCGGCGCCGTCTATGCCGAGGCCTATATCCGCTGGGCCGCCGATCCGGATCTCCAGCTTTGCTACGACCCGGGCGCCCGGTCGATCGTGCAATGTGCCGCCCACGTCCCGCCAATGACGAAGCCGGATTGCAAAAGCGCGACGCAGGTGCGGATGAGTGATGCGGCAACGAGCGACGGCTGCATCGCAGCAATCACCGACAATCTCTCGATGCGCAATTTCCAGCCAAACCCGCTCTGGGGCGAGCGGTCGGGCCACGACCAGTTTTTCTCCACCTTTGCCCGGTTTGGCGCAATTTCAGGTGACCGCAAGGCGGAGAGCCTTGCCTGGCTCGCACGGAACGCTGCGCTGCAGAACATTGTCTATGTCGAGCCGATGATGACCCTCGGTTGGGTCAATCCGGCTGCTCTCGGCGTGACGCAGAAACTTGCTGGCGGCAGCGACAAGGATCTCGCCGCATTCGAGAAGGCGCTGCTCGATCACGGTTTTGGTAAACTGGTGGATCAGGGCGCCAAAGTCTTAAACGACGCCATGACCGGCGCCCGGGAGCAGATGGGCTGCGGCACCGCCAAACCCGAGCCAGGCTGCACCGTGACACTCCGCCAGCTCGGCCAGAGTATCCGCACCCAGCCGCCGGAAAACACCTTCGCTCAAGTCATGCTGCATTACATGATCGCGGACAGGGAAAAGCTCAGCGTCGGTGTCAATTTCGTGGCACCAGAGGATTATCACGTCGCCCTCCGGGACTATTCCCTGCACATGAAGATCTTCGGCTATTTCAAACGGAAGTATGAGACGGTCGGCCTGTCGCTTCATGCGGGAGAGCTTTGGCTCGGCGTCACCGAGCTAGAAGATCTCACCTTCCATATCCGCGAAGCCGTGGAGATCGCCCACGTCGACCGCATCGGCCATGGCGTCGATATCGGCTTCGAGAAAGGTAGCGGAGACCTAATTGAGCGGATGGCGCAGGACGGCATCGCCGTCGAGATCAACCTCTCAAGCAACGAGCAGATTCTCGGCGTCGCCGGCAAGGACCATCCGTTCCCGACCTATCTGAAGGCAGGTGTGCCGGTGATGCTCTCCACCGACGACGAGGGTGTCGAGCGCATCGACCTCACCAGCCAGTACCAGCTCGCGAGCGAGCGGTACGGGCTCGACTATGTCGCCCTCAAAACCCTGTCGCGGCAAAGCCTGGAGAAGAGTTTCCTGGCCGGGAAATCGCTCTGGCACGAATTCCGAACACTCCTGCCCGCGACAGCATGCGGGAATGGCTATGCGACCGCAGCCTGCAAAGCCTTCCTTCACGATAGCGACAAGGCCCGCGCCCAGGTTGAGCTGGAAAAACGGTTTATGACTTTTGAGGCACAGTGGCGATAACCCAAACTCCGCCTAAAGGATCTCGTCCTCGTCGAGCAGCGGATCGTTGGCGAATTCTTCCTCGATCGCGCCCATCGTTCCCTCCATGGAAGCGGAATGCGGGAGCTGGGCGACATGGAAAAGCGCATCGCCCTGGTTGACGGCCGGATGGTTCGTACGGCCGACGATCAGCCCGGACACATCGCTTTTCAGCTCCGCTTCCTTTTCGCCGAACGGATCGGCGATGTAGCCCATGGTATCGCCCTTGCGGATAACATCGCCGACATTGCGCGAGGCCCGGAAAATGCCACCCTCGGAAGCCCGCAGCCAGGTAGATTTCTGGACCAGTGGCGGCGCCACGTTACCGATCTTGATGCTGCGCGCACTGATCATGCCGAGTTGCTTCAGCACCTTGAGGATACCCTTGACACCAACCCGCGCTGAAAACTCATCCAGCCTCAGCGCTTCACCGGCCTCATACAGCAGAATAGGCACACCTATTTTCGCAGCCGCCGCGCGCAGCGAGCCTTCACGCAATGCCGACTGGATAATCACCGGAGGCTCGAACACACGGGCCAGCTCCAGCGCTTTCGGGTCATCGGCATTGATCCGGACCTGCGGCAGGTTCACACGGTGAACAGCTGCCGAATGCAGATCGATGCCGAGATCGCAGAGCGAAACCACATCGTTCAGAAAACGATAAGCCAACTGGCTCGCGAGGGAGCCGGTCTGGCTACCCGGGAAAGTCCGATTCAGATCGCGGCGATCGGGGAGATAACGGCTGTGACTGATGAAGCCAAAGGCATTCACGATTGGGACAAGCAGAAGCGTTCCGGAAATCCGCTTTAGCGCCGAGCTCCTCGAGAGCCTGCGGATGACCTCGACACCGATAATCTCATCGCCATGGACGGCTGCACTGACGAACACCGTCGGCCCGTCCTTGCGGCCATGGATAACCTGCACCGGCAAACTCATCGGAGTATGGTTGGACAGCACGCTCAGCGGAATATCGACAATCCGGCGGGTGCCGGGGGAGATTTCTTCTCCCCCGATCAAAAATGGTTTACGCAACTTTGACCTTCTTACGGCTCTTGCCGCCCTTTGTCCGCGTGCGACCGGCACGGGCGTTCTTTTCCAAAAACTCGATGATCTTGCCTGCCACGTCGACACCGGTGGCATTCTCAACCCCTTCGAGACCCGGCGAGGAGTTCACCTCCATCACCACCGGCCCGTCATTCGAACGCAGCATGTCAACACCGCAGACATTGAGCCCCATTGCATTCGCCGCCTTGATTGCCGTCGCGCGCTCGGCTGCGGATATTTTCACGGCCTCCGCGGAACCGCCGCGATGCAGGTTGGACCGGAAATCGCCTTCCTTGCCGCGACGGATCATCGACGCGACGACCTTCTCACCAACCACGAGGCAACGAATATCCTCACCGTTGGCTTCCTTCACGAACTGCTGGACGAGAATGTTCGTTTTCACCCCGCCAAAGGCCTGGATGATACTCTCGGCCGCTTTCGGCGTTTCGCCGAGGACCACACCAATGCCCTGTGTACCTTCGAGCAGCTTGATGATGACCGGCGCCCCGCCGGCGATGCGCAGCAGTTCCTCGGCGTCCGAGGTCCGGTGTGCAAAGACCGTGACCGGAAGCCCCACGCCTTCGCGCGACAGGAGCTGCATGCTGCGCAGCTTGTCCCG harbors:
- a CDS encoding ATP-binding protein, with protein sequence MSLYTKFIAAIIPIVLLGTGALGYWSFTHSRDVLYRTEQQSMNLRLESAIDQFVARRYKLLETTGLNALKSYVDQYKSEAMADFRTLSEKTGRRILVFDRNGTALFCGGCEDAVFPDGWGDLASGVSDKLFGTHFASPSDDAVFSATRFAKQEWNWVVLLTIPESVVSKDVEDIRLATIIVSLASILAVAGMIAWVSRSLLVTPILKLKLAADSIARQEPISRIDINSNDELGRLARDMEMMSQATHDYVERANAANKAKSGFLATMSHEIRTPLNGVLGIAQLLEDTDLNPDQQRKVSNIVASGKTLLAIINDVLDMSRIESGAMELEDTVFDLKELLSSIMTPFQTVAGQKGLSIRGEYAISDPAQMRGDPVRLRQILWNLLSNAVKFTESGSVVLTVKDISADSAPTALTSPEKTRGIRFAVTDTGTGIAPDRQASIFEAFTQEDSSITRKFGGTGLGLSIVSQIVELMGGQIGIESELGKGTTIDVFIPFGIVTEEDLARTQSASLAASGERRTLPVYKVLVAEDNAINAMVVTAVLEKLGQSVKHVENGREAVDEVMRGETDFVFMDVHMPEMDGIEATREIRAAASNNDVPIIGLTAEAFVERHSEFRNAGMNDVLTKPFTEDQLFRVLSQFG
- a CDS encoding YqaE/Pmp3 family membrane protein codes for the protein MTILRLILTILLPPLGVFLTVGIGGHFWLNILLTILGYIPGIVHGVWVIAKRS
- a CDS encoding mechanosensitive ion channel family protein yields the protein MIMWLRAALATVFAIVILCLAAVAIPVKAQDSTPEAGEVSAAPQAVAVTPVARDDEIATRIEDILQATGWYPDIEVNATDGVVFLDGVTGSDEHRGWARDLASKTQDVVAVVNRITVKPEIDWSFRPALSEITILLRNGLASLPLIVLALVILPLAFYAAVFVARMIEWILRGQVDSPFLRSVIARTAAIPVFLIGLYIVLQVAGLTQLALSILGGAGVAGIVVGFAFRDIAENFLASLLLSIRQPFRRGDYIAVGGQEGTVQSMNTRSTLLLSLEGNHIQIPNATVFKNTIVNYSAAPTRQEFLEIGVGYDVSIAAAQEIIRKVLVDHAAVLEQPEEPLVLVDSLGSSTVNLRAYFWFDGRAYSVLKIRSALLRLVKKALIEENISMPGETREVIFPQGVPIISTDSAPAPAQPALPASREEISVPEPEVTESGAAATISEGDLENETESLERHAASANIPEAGEDLLSDSDTKP
- a CDS encoding DoxX family protein, translated to MRNKLAPWAPTVLSITRAVAGLIFMAHGTQKILGFPAGGNTPSMFSMSWTAGIIELICGALIAIGFLTRPAAFLSSGLMAFAYWIAHAPRDFYPVNNGGDAAILYCFLFLYLIFAGPGPLSIDAMRRRA
- a CDS encoding adenosine deaminase; translated protein: MMRIISIMAVLALGLGACAGVSSGNPESRTSTHFEAIRDDRTLTRAFLQEMPKGADLHTHLSGAVYAEAYIRWAADPDLQLCYDPGARSIVQCAAHVPPMTKPDCKSATQVRMSDAATSDGCIAAITDNLSMRNFQPNPLWGERSGHDQFFSTFARFGAISGDRKAESLAWLARNAALQNIVYVEPMMTLGWVNPAALGVTQKLAGGSDKDLAAFEKALLDHGFGKLVDQGAKVLNDAMTGAREQMGCGTAKPEPGCTVTLRQLGQSIRTQPPENTFAQVMLHYMIADREKLSVGVNFVAPEDYHVALRDYSLHMKIFGYFKRKYETVGLSLHAGELWLGVTELEDLTFHIREAVEIAHVDRIGHGVDIGFEKGSGDLIERMAQDGIAVEINLSSNEQILGVAGKDHPFPTYLKAGVPVMLSTDDEGVERIDLTSQYQLASERYGLDYVALKTLSRQSLEKSFLAGKSLWHEFRTLLPATACGNGYATAACKAFLHDSDKARAQVELEKRFMTFEAQWR
- a CDS encoding succinylglutamate desuccinylase/aspartoacylase family protein is translated as MRKPFLIGGEEISPGTRRIVDIPLSVLSNHTPMSLPVQVIHGRKDGPTVFVSAAVHGDEIIGVEVIRRLSRSSALKRISGTLLLVPIVNAFGFISHSRYLPDRRDLNRTFPGSQTGSLASQLAYRFLNDVVSLCDLGIDLHSAAVHRVNLPQVRINADDPKALELARVFEPPVIIQSALREGSLRAAAAKIGVPILLYEAGEALRLDEFSARVGVKGILKVLKQLGMISARSIKIGNVAPPLVQKSTWLRASEGGIFRASRNVGDVIRKGDTMGYIADPFGEKEAELKSDVSGLIVGRTNHPAVNQGDALFHVAQLPHSASMEGTMGAIEEEFANDPLLDEDEIL
- the rimK gene encoding 30S ribosomal protein S6--L-glutamate ligase, with amino-acid sequence MKIGLLCRNPELYSHKRIIEAAKERGHEIDVIDHLRCFIDIASNDPEVHYKGHSLTGYDAVIPRIGASVTFFGTAVLRQFEMMDVYPLNESVGISRSRDKLRSMQLLSREGVGLPVTVFAHRTSDAEELLRIAGGAPVIIKLLEGTQGIGVVLGETPKAAESIIQAFGGVKTNILVQQFVKEANGEDIRCLVVGEKVVASMIRRGKEGDFRSNLHRGGSAEAVKISAAERATAIKAANAMGLNVCGVDMLRSNDGPVVMEVNSSPGLEGVENATGVDVAGKIIEFLEKNARAGRTRTKGGKSRKKVKVA